The following DNA comes from Sebastes umbrosus isolate fSebUmb1 chromosome 8, fSebUmb1.pri, whole genome shotgun sequence.
TGAattgtttctgtctttctttcagctcgtcagtcatctgtgaagcaATTTTGAACCGCACTAATCtgtttgaaaagtgctatactaataaagtttgattgattctttctttttaaatcacgaatgaatgaatgttttccCTTCAAGGCCGTACTTCATCATATTCAAGGACATTTTAAATCTACAGAATCATATTCATTCATACTTTACAAGGTATTTGCAGGTTTTAGCAACTCAAAATTAAACACTTTCACTGcatcttttttaattaatatgaGATAGAAAAGTTAAAGACCACATTAAAATGAGGATATTTCTGACTGAACGAGGGCTAATTGAATTAGAGATGgaaagaatttaaaaataaattaatattttaaggCCATGAGGGTGAAGAGCTGGATTTTAAATACTTTTCTTCATTCAGGTAACACTCAAACCTTTATTGACCTCCAGATATCCTGTAAAACAACATTACCAACTGATTTATGGCGCTGTAGAGGtgattaataataaaagtcaCTTTCCTCTCCTGGTCACCTTGTACAGGATGTTTTGTCCTCTTTTTACTCTcctgggatgttttttttaaaacaacagaaacagaacTCAGGAGCCAAACTCAGAACAAATACTTTATGGAATATATACACAACGTGAGAACAGGTCATTCCTCCTTCTTCGCTGCTGGTTTCGGTAAAACGTCTTCGCTCTTGAACCACAGAGCTTCACTGGTGTGACTGCCGATGATCGCCCGCTCGATGAGAGgtcctgaggaggaggagaagaactGTGTCATCATCATTTAGAGTTTtaatgtggtaaaaaaaatacttctaaAACACTTTTTGAAACAGATGAAGAACAATTTGCAAGATGCTGCTGATGCAAATAACCCTTCCTTTCATTAGCGATCAATCCGTTGATTAAATTCTATAATAATtgaattaaataacaaaaaatgcttTCACAATTTCCCACAGCCCACCGTGACATCTTCAGATGATATTTAGTATCatgtaagacaaagaaaaacattaaatccTCACAACATAATATCCTATACGTCTCAATGCAGGgctgttttttgttgtcttaataaaatacagtttccTTATTTCCAAATTAGTTCAAGAAATACATGATCAAAGAATACGTATTCAAGACTGAAGAAGAATCTGACTTTCAGAGCCCACATTTGATACTCAACGCTACAGACACATTCTGATTGGTTCTCAGGTTCAATACCAAACCTTACCAATCACATCGACAGAATAAATCAATACTTTACAATAAAGAACTCATCGACTGATTCACAATACACCCCTCCACTCAAAACATTTCTGCCTATTGTTTCTTCACTTGGACACTtgaaggctgttttcacattcatctgctgaagggagaagtttctctgtgctcaccttAAATCTCACGGTGCGTTTCAacacccatactaccatactagaaaaagatttagtacgtcccaatacatagtatgtcaaatgcagtatgctaaaaacaccaggatgtcctactacatccggtcgcattttgcagtatgcaagccagcatgcttctcttgctattctgacccacaatcctctgcacagcggagGATACGTCACATTGACTGAGCCGccgagagagacagacagatgacagacagatgacggctctttgaCAGAAGCTGCACTGACAGATGACattcaaagttcaaggtgctatgatgaagtagtatgtcccaaatggatgcatactgcatgcaacagtacgtactttgtaagggtagctgcagtacgtactaaaagtacaAAGTATGCGATTTAGAACGCAGCCTCAGTTTACCTGCaggatttgtgacatcacaactactTTGGAGCCAAAGTATGTAACTTCCACAAGTGAGATGTGGAAACTTGAAACTTCCAGAGCACAAATACTGAGAATACGCTCTACTGTGAAGTACTGTAGGAGATTTATTCGTCAAGCAGTTACGtttttgaaacaaaaaatatgAGTGAGAAGGAGATGTAATTTTTAAGGAtttctttaataaataattgaacttttttttgtaGAAAACCTAAATATTATCTAAAGATGAGTATTTTATATATCTCAAAACATATCTGGAGGAGATATTTAAACATTTAGGATaaaaaaatgagttttttctctATGGTAGCATTCAGAGAGAAACCTCCATCACATCTGAAGACTGACTGAACAATATGGAACTTCTAATCTAAATTAAAGCTGTGTCTCCCTGGATGAcacacatgaaaataaaaacatttattacCTATCAGGCTGAGCATCAGTTTGAATGAGATTATGTTAAACAGCTgccttcactctctctcacccACTCACCCTGCGTctctcttttatttaaaaacacgCACAAATTCCCTGCAGTCTTTTATTTCTCCCACGTATTCACTTTTAACTTATGAATAGTTATTTCAGCAACGTTTTCTCTGTTGTCTCAGATTTCCTGTGCTCAGGTCTTTATTTATCAGCACatggttgtgttttttgtcatgaataatTCCCATAAGCCCCTTGGGGGTTTTTTCTGTTCCCCCCCCCATCTCACCCACACGTTGCTTTTCAGCGCTCTTTTCTCCGTTTTAAGCATTTCACTGTGAAGTTTCCTCTTGTTTCTGCCCACGCTGCAGCTATTAGCTTCTGTCCAAATGACTCTTTAAAGACATTAATGGAAATAAAGTAAGAACTGCAGCTATTCCAGTTAACAGTAAGTATTCACATCTTCTGATCCTTGACTACTGGGTGCAGAGGAAATTAAATTCTGCCCGGAGTCCTTGTGCACCTCTCGTCGGAGGGTTGAACTGCTGCATAATGTTTGCTGGCACAAACTCAAAGAGGACTCTCAGTTCAGAAAAGCCCAGGTGGCTCGGCTCGAAGCGCCGCCGTCATCGCCAAAATGCTTCTCGGCGATGAAAATCACAAAGCTGGAACGAGTTACCGAGTGAGAAGTTTCACTCGAGCTACTGTAGCGCAGAGGGCTCTCTCAGCAGCCGGGCGGGTTCAGCAGAGCGTTTACATTTCCAGGGTGAGCGGTGAAGAGTCCCACAGGGATCATCCAGGATGAAACTGCACAAACTCAAGTTTACTGTGAGCACTTTAAACACAAGCTGTGAGTGCAGCCACAGACCTGCTGCTGCGTTCCTCTGGTCGGAAGAGGAAAAGTTTAATGACTTCTGCAGAGGAAGTTTTCTTTTTGGTCccatttgatttgtttgtttggtaaGCAGCATGACATCTcaaaaactttttaaattttctaaATGAAAGTAGGTGGAAAGAGTTAGGCCATGAGCCAAGAAGCAAATGATTAGTTTTAGAAACTCCTGAAGGAATTCTTGAAGTGTGGGTCCATTAtttttgtggggttttttttaggtttttatatcattctgtagcttctcaGTGGTGTTCCTGATGTATTCAAATcacaacattcacattttggtcaaagcAGGTATGTTtaagcgtcaaaatgctattttattTCAAGCGTGACGTAGGTCtctgtacatgtacagtatatatacatccttatagtcagtgtcttaacgttacctacagtagatagcggttggcatgctcccagtttggagaagcaacCATGAGTACCTGCGTGAGCGAGGttaacagcgttaccacggttttgcacatcggcggctcacgttaccgcagtcttggaaagggaggagtgagcggaggggtactcaggtggttgcaatctacaaccacaccactagatgcctccaaatcctacacactgtacctttaattgtCCAGAAGAGTACATATGGATAATAAGATCAGTTTGTTACAGTTGTTTATGCCAATCATGCCATCATCACATTAAAAACTATCACATGTTTTCCTGCTTTTTCCCTTTGTGCTCCTTTAAGTACAGAGGAGATAATCATAAAAACCAGGATTGATAATTTTAAAAGGCCAGTGTGAGATAATGCACCTCTTATTACTACGCTTTCACACAGGTTTAGTCTAAATCTGGGAGCCGTTTGGCTAAATATTCTGTGATGTGAACATGTTTTCCTAATATGTCTGAGGTCCAAGCAACTGTACTCGAGTCAACCTGAACGAGgagattttatttatacaaactGCAGTACATTTTGTGTGCGGTCAGGACACAATCTGTACCCCTATAGGAAGGAAATTCGAGCCAGAAACCCATTATTCAGTGGCCGCCTGAGTGGCAATACGGTCCTCAGGAGAGCGATCCAAGATAAATGGGAAAGTAAAGAGTTCTTGATATGAGAAGTTCCAGGTCACAAAGGGCCACCGGTTTTTAAAGTGTCCTCAATCagtgtttctgaaagctctgcaGTTTACTTCAGCACTgttaatgacattttatttagcAAGCTCCGAATCAATTATACTGTAGATCATTTGAGCCTCTCCCTCTAATGAGGGTCCATTAGCTGATGATTACACTCTGCATCTCATTATCGAACGGCTAAGCGAATGTACAGAAGATCACAAATGAATTAACTCCAACGGACTGAAAATACTGTCCGTTTATACCGGCACTGAAAAGAGCATCGATAATTTAATCTCCATTCAGTGTTTAAAAGACCATACCAATGTCTTTATTCAAGATTTAGTTTCACATTTTCCTCGACTACAAATCAtgcacattttatgtttttgctgaCCATCTTCCAATGCATGCTATAAAGCCTTTAGTTTCCATTCATTCCTGTGCattatggaaatcaattagaGTTGTGTGGTTCACCACAGTGAAcataaagtttggattatttttgcCAGTGTAACACTGTGCCCGGGCCACACTGGGCTGCTACTGCCAGCACTTTCTTTACTTTATACTATTACTACCGTATTTCCACAAGTAATTCTATTATTCATGGAGCTGTGCAAGTTCCATAACaatgtcctgcaaatatttcagaatcaaagcctcatgttaacaaatgaaaggAATCTGACCAAAGAAAAATGCTacggggcttttattttgaaatggaaacagGACGTgttgattaaaaatatattttttattttgttcatgtcATATTCTACAaatatagacattgaaactgtagtaatattGCTGGTATGATAAACTGTCATTTTCACTGCTGAAAACCGCACACGGCATCTCTAGATGGATACATACACGATCTCGTCTTTCCAGCAAAATGTGGAtggaaacattatttttttttcccaataaaacaatacaattctCGACCTCTGGATCCACATGAAGCCCAGATAGTAACTAGTTGCTACAGGAAAGGTGATGGGACTACTCGCTCTCATTTTGGGgtaaaaaagtttgaaatactTTGAGAAAATTCAACAGTAAAAgctgtttcacaccaagcaggAATTTTCATCCAAAAAATTTGCAATGAAATTTATAGAAACTGAAATTGTGGGTTCTCcctgtgaaaacatttgtgcAGGGAAAAATATATTCGGACAGACCTCAATTTCAGCCTGCATAAATacatgtttgaccaatgaattCCTTTGTTCCAAGCGATGCCATAGCTCCAGGTAGCTTGCTGCCAAAATGAGGGAATCAATTTGgtttctcaacacccaatataGTACCGCAACCGCCGCAACGACTACCTCAACAACTAAATAACGGACAATTTAGTCATGTGCATAGCTGTCATGTGGAAAATCTGCATGCAAATTTTTATTCCTGCAACGCATTTTTGCATCGcactggtgaaaaaaaaatcacaaagaaCGGCTGTCTGGCATGTCGTCTCCCTGCTGCCTCCATCAGTCTCACTACAGAGCTGAAATCCGAACCAAGAAGGGAAAAtagaaatcaatcaacaatgtGCTATTTTATCCTGAAGACCTGTCAAAACAGTTCGAGTTCATCAGCTgcgagaggaagaagaagagcagccCTGAACTTGTGTGTTGTGACTTGTTGGTTAGTTTTGGAGAACGTACCCATATCAGCCGGTCGGTGGGAGCAAACGTCAATCAGGATATTCTGCAGGTTGGCAAAGATTTGTTCTTTGGTCATGTCGAGCTGTGCAGAGGAGAGAAAACCGTATTAATACTGCAACTAAACTAAACCTATTctataaaatgtgtttccttGTCTTTTCTTGTATTTTCAAGTATATGCATCGTATTCAACTGATGTTAGTCCTGGGAACTTCATAGGCAACATGTGTTGCCATGTTCCTTTTCAAAAATGGTGAatgattttgtgttttctacATTCAAACATCACACAGATGGtacaaaacatattaaaatgaagatcagaaaaaagtctgaacccATCACACATCACCAGCTGAAACTCCCTTGCTGATTTTTGCAATTTAAAATGACTGGTAATCTGGTGGAAGCTCAAATGtggaagcacaaacacacacagggggacaaaaaagctgatttaaaattgtatttcacGCTTAAATACACCCAAACATTCCCCACAGTCTTCCTCAGGGTGCACACTTTTTATGTTCCAGTTTTCCTCTTCTGAATACAAACTTACACTTATTTAAATCAGGATTTCTTTCTAAGTTTTGACAAGTTTAATttgcaaaatgtataaaactgCCTCTTCCCTGGACACTGAAAGCCTCCTCTCAGTTGGTGTTGTTGACAGAAAGATGTTCACTATCAGCTGTAATAATTAATCACACTCAGTTTGCAGCAGTTTGTTGAGACGTACCATCGCTATCTGGGTCCTGACGTAGCACTCGTTCTCCACCATGTACTCATGACCTGTTTTAAACAACTCCAACATCTTGGGAATGTGGATGCCGACTGAGCCTGAGtgtcaacagagagagaaagataaaagAATTGATCAGCACTGATGTGTTCTGTATCCATGAATATATTTACACTTTGGACATTTAGTTGTCTTTATTATCTTAAAAGTAGGTTCAAATCCTAATAACGCCACACATGTGTTCAATCGTCCTCAATCTGCCGAGataatagactgtatataaagatggacgacatgacagctccccaaaagtgaagacATCTGGATCGcctcctggtggctggctgcggTATAGctcattttggcttcacttttgtacagtgggaagaaagtggagatgcgtcgtccatctatatatctatatatctatatatatatatatatatatatatacagtctatggtcaagACACAGCAGGGCGACACATTGATTTGACCCTGAGCTTACCTCTCTTGCTCTTTGGAAACTTCTTCCTCAGTTTATTTTTCAGCGGTACAAGCTTCTGCAGCATATCTGGCACCGCTACGTAGAAGTCTGCTGAAATCTCGTCGTCCAAGATCTGGAAATGAATAAAATCTGATTAGAAGAAACCTTGAAGACTCCTGCAGTTAAATGAACTGCCCACAATGAATGGAGCAAATAGTTGTTGGCAAATTTACAGACTGAAGCTGGTGCGTACGTGTGCGCTTCCTGTTCAgccaataaataaatggaatgAAATAGATGGCATATAGCATTTTAGTTGTCAACACTCCTTCATTTCAATGCCttatttggtttgttttatACTTGGACtttgtacatacatacattacaatCCAGCTGTTACAATACAATTCAGGGaaagatgataaaaaaataaccttGACATGACCTTACAGTGTAAATACTATATGTACACAGCATAGTTTGTTTATCCAACTCACCGGCTGTATGAGCTCTGTTCCTCCAGCTAACACAGCTCCGTTCTGCAGGGCAACTTCAGCTTGATTAGCATCCTGCAGAGAAAAAACAGCGGCAACGTTCTCCATTTAAATCTGATCTGGGTGTGTCAAAGTCTGGCAGACCCCCACCGGTGTCATTCATTATGGTCGTTAACATGCAACATCTAAGTTACAACCCACAACCTGAGCTGCTCGACGGGGATATTAATCAAACGCTGCTTGTAGGTGTCTGAGATCAAAACACCCGAGCCCATTCATTACAGACAAATAAAAAAGGTGCGGCTGCACATCTGAATCATGTTCAGATGATATTAAAGCAATTCATCAACAGCAGGAAATCAATTGGCTATGAAATTAAGATTCGGGGAGGCTGAAGGAGAAGAAAACAAGtttttacctcagtaaaaactaaaactttgTTCATCTCTGTCTTGAAGGGGTGCGGTAGATGAACCGTGCTGACGAAGAGCTCCACTCTTTtctgtgaggagagaaaaaaatgaaattattacagttttaaaagtaaaaggaGGGATGTCAATCATAGAGCAAGCTCAGATTATCAAGTATTAAAACTATTCCGCCAccactttttaatttttcatttctcTGGAGTGTTCTTAATTCATTATGCATAGGAACACTGGTTCTACATGGTTCTGTGGAGACAGATGAGAGCGAGGCGGTCTCATGTGGACTGTCTGGACaacacagcagctctgtgatgtGGAAATAAACTCATGAGgtttttattcctctgtgtcTCACTGGTTTTGCTGATTAACCGAAATGCAGTAAATATCACTCAGATTTGTGGAAGCCAAACGAGTCTGACTGCTAAAATTAGTCTCGCAGATACTTTGGCAGGTGATCAACGGTTATCGGGACGTCCTGCTCTATTCTGAGGATCCAGCTGGATGGTTGAAATAATAAAGCAGCTGGTGATCTCTGAACAGTGACTGAAAACAAATGTCCAGACTTCCCCCACAGATTCATGGACTTAATGGGCGCATACACATGAAGTCAGAGGAGCCGAAGGTCGTTTAAATCCACATTACACCAAGTCACTTCATGTGGAGAGACAGCTTTTGGGTTCAGACTTTACCAGATTTGTCTCTGCTCAGATTTCCCAAAATCCAGAGCTACATAGATGtgataagtagggctgtcccgtcttagtcgattagtggactaatctgtcattttggtcttagtcgattagtggactaatctgtcattttggtcttagtcgagtAAGACTtatttagtcgattagtcgtttttttccccttttagtcaacaaaatcggatgactgttagtcgactaagagtttctttggtcgaggacagccccaGAGATAATTTTGCTATTAGCCCAAatgttcaagttcaagttcttTATTGTCATGTGTATTTACAGTCATGTAGTATTTGGCAATGAAACCCTTAAATCTCAAACTCCCTTCAACTGtgcttttaaaacaaacagaatgtacgctagcctttcaCATTAAATACAGTGTTATAAGTAGGATACGATTATCAGAACGATTCGAACAGTAAgtctccctcatgtggctcaaaaggtgtactgcagatataaatgtacaaaaataagtGTATAAGTATAAGTgtactatatttagaatatttgaaccggtttaccttgccatcagataGCTCTTTACGAAAGGGAACTGAAGTCATCATCTTagctctcaccaaagcaaccagactccattgacaaaaacagtaattttacctctcagaacaccggagttgctggtctactgctgcctcgatcagttagtttgtttgtgctattgtgtgactttagtgaATTCAAACtaatcaaagtcacacaataacacaaacaaactaaccgatcgatgcagcgttAGACCTGCAACTCCCtcgttctgtgaggtaaaattactgttttatcaatggagtctggttgctttggcgagagcatagataacggttTCAATTCCCCGTTGGAAACATAGACAgaatagctgtctcacggcaaggtaaagcagtgaaaatattctaaatatagcgtacacttaaactgatattgatttttttaggtgtctagaatctgtttagctgctgcccccgttcacagcagtacatcgctttgctcccgtgctggtactcctgtctgtttctccagactccatctactgtaggtgatacactgactatggataagtagctcatacaaccccactgagaaacaccagAACTATCTCTTTAAAATGCTGACTATGTAACCGCAGCATAACCTGTTTGAGTCTGGTCTGGACATTTGTTGCGTGTCATTTCTCATTCATTTTCCTatctaataaaaacaaaattgccGCCAGAAAAGACTTCCATTCACTTCACATTTGCAGCGTTGTTGTCATTACCTTTTTCTCCAGTTTCATGTCCAGCTTCAGATCGATGTAAACAGGCTGCTTGTGAGGAGTGAAATCCAACTTCTGAAAGTTCTTCAGCATGTCGATGGCGTCTGCTGCGTCGTAGATCGTCCGAGGGTAGTACCTCATAACGTACACGTCGTCCACGGGCGCCCACGCCGTCTTGCCGAAGGGCTTGTGTCTGTCCGTGTCATCGATgaccttcttttctttcttcaccTCCTTCTCTGCGTcctctttcttgtttttcttttgtggcCTGACAAACAATGAGTGAGATGTTAAACTGAGAAATATTTATGTCACACGTCTACTTCTTCATTTTATAGTTCACATGGCAACATTTTTTAGATTCCAGCGGACAGAAAATCCTCTCTGGATGAAGATATTTAAAGCTGGTTGTACTAAAGTAAAGGTTTGTGAACTCACTTGACAGCTGCGAACGTCCTGACGGGTAGATTCCTCGGTGCAGTCTGTGAAATGCCTGTGTAGGCGGGACCGCCGGCTCTCAGCAGCTGCCTCTGACATCCTGCTAAAActggaaaagaggaaaaaaagctgctaagaaatgaaaacaaacagacacgGGGTTCAGATGACGACCTCCATTTAACACAGACAGATGCTGTTCTCTCTTCCAGCGGGACACAACATGATATCAGCGCTGCATTTGAGATGTTTTCTATGATATtataaaacacactttaattCTGCATAAACCAAGAGCGCCTATTTGCATCTGTTTAATTCCATCAGAGGATACCATCAAAACTGATGGCAAGAATTACAAAGGAGCTTTATAATTACTGTTAAAAACAGCAAAGAAATTAAACTTGTAAAATGATATGAGTTTCTCTACTTATCTCTGCCAAACTAATGCATAGCACCATGTACAATGTTGGTGCTATTTGCATGAAACTGGAATAACTTGCTAATATTTGTCTGTGGATGAAAATCTTATTTTGTGAAGATGACAGCGAGCTCACTGATTTGCAAGACAAAAATGTTCTTTGCAAATTGAAATACTTGTGTGAACTTGTTCAAAAGTTAACACGGCGTCACCAGTGTTACTTTTAAGTTTATCATCAA
Coding sequences within:
- the mrpl1 gene encoding 39S ribosomal protein L1, mitochondrial isoform X1 — its product is MRGPLPTSCHTWHRGGTIQLVSLFPHGPATFPDMATCTRTAWKVLAGCQRQLLRAGGPAYTGISQTAPRNLPVRTFAAVKPQKKNKKEDAEKEVKKEKKVIDDTDRHKPFGKTAWAPVDDVYVMRYYPRTIYDAADAIDMLKNFQKLDFTPHKQPVYIDLKLDMKLEKKKRVELFVSTVHLPHPFKTEMNKVLVFTEDANQAEVALQNGAVLAGGTELIQPILDDEISADFYVAVPDMLQKLVPLKNKLRKKFPKSKRGSVGIHIPKMLELFKTGHEYMVENECYVRTQIAMLDMTKEQIFANLQNILIDVCSHRPADMGPLIERAIIGSHTSEALWFKSEDVLPKPAAKKEE
- the mrpl1 gene encoding 39S ribosomal protein L1, mitochondrial isoform X2, encoding MRGPLPTSCHTWHRGGTIQLVSLFPHGPATFPDMATCTRTAWKVLAGCQRQLLRAGGPAYTGISQTAPRNLPVRTFAAVKPQKKNKKEDAEKEVKKEKKVIDDTDRHKPFGKTAWAPVDDVYVMRYYPRTIYDAADAIDMLKNFQKLDFTPHKQPVYIDLKLDMKLEKKKRVELFVSTVHLPHPFKTEMNKVLVFTEDANQAEVALQNGAVLAGGTELIQPILDDEISADFYVAVPDMLQKLVPLKNKLRKKFPKSKRGSVGIHIPKMLELFKTGHEYMVENECYVRTQIAMLDMTKEQIFANLQNILIDVCSHRPADMVRLMEAAGRRHARQPFFVIFFSPVRCKNALQE